The Sulfolobus islandicus Y.N.15.51 sequence TTTAATCCCTCTTTGATCCATGATGAATTCCTTTAAACTATTTATTTCGTGATTATCGTATTCTTTTACTAGAAAAGAGTTATGGCAATCTATAAGGTAGTTATTTGAGGATAGCATATACTTCCATAGGGAAGATGGTAAATCATCTATTCCAAACTCAGGTCTCTCCATAAATGATACTCTGAATTTATCGAATTCTAATGATGTAATATCAAAAGTAGAGCGTTTTTCGATTGAAATGCCGTAAAAAGTGGCCTTATACCAATTACTACGTTCTAGCGTACTTTTCGAGATTTCTTCCATTACTTTATTTACCTCGGCTGATGAGGGTAAATCTAATTCATGGCTACCTGGTCCATGAAATACCGTTACTACGTTATTTCTTAAGGTTTTTTCAATATCATAAACGAATCTAGAACTACCAACACTATCGAAAACTCCGAAATGTATTTGTGGTATCATGAAAAGAAAATCGTCCAATTTGTACATAAATACACTCAGATTAGTTTTTACAGATACTAAATTTAGAAAATTTTCTAGAGGTACTTTATTTTTTTCAGTTATTGCTGTTATGAAGGGAACAGCTACTTGCGTTGACTTGAACCCAAGTATTTTTACGCCCTTTCTATTAACTGTATATATATAAAAATGGAATATTAAACCTATTATAATTATATAGATTAGAAAGATAATCGAGTATTTAACGTAAAATATTATAGGGACATACGATGTAATTCCAGATAGCACTATGGAAGGAATTTCCTTATAACTACTTAGGAGAATATAAGCCATTAGCGGCATGAAAAATCCAAATGCGTAAAATGGAGCTATAGGTAACAGAGAAAGAAGAAGGTAAGGTATCGCAGTTAGATTCATAAGAAATAAGGCTAATTTTATCTTATTCTTAAAAATTATCGTTAGAAGAATTGAGTAGAGTGCAAATGAAAATAGATAATCGAAAGTTAGTTGGAAACTCCTTAGCATTATAAATAAAGATTCTGCTGAAAAGGTTGTTGCAAATATTTTTATATTTGGCAGAGTTTTAAGATAACCATAGTATTTCCTTGTTAAGTTTTCAGTATCCATGCCCATGATAAGTTGATGGGGTGAAATAAAATGGTTTTGTCAATCAATAAGGAAAAGTTAGGTGTAGACAAAGTTATAAGAAATTCGTTAGATTATTGTGACCTATATATCATACAAAAAGGTGACAAAGTGTTTCTTCTATATCTATTTGAGAGAGAAAAATACTATTATTTCAAAATAATGCCGGAGATAATTGGGAAATGGGAAGATTGTGAAAACGTACTCTATACTGCAATCGGGCTTTTTGGCTTTGTGAATAAACAAGATGAATTGGAACAAAAAATTAGAGAAAAGATGGAGGCGTTAATCAAAAATGTCAACACTTAATGACTATCAATTAATAATAAGTGATGTAGATGGGGTAATAGTAAGAGAAGGGGAACCAATATGGGAAAATATACAAGCGTTAAGGAATATACAAAATAATGGAGTTAAGGTTATATTTGTAACTAATAATTAAAAGATGGAGGCGTTAATCAAAAATGTCAACACTTAATGACTATCAATTAATAATAAGTGATGTAGATGGGGTAATAGTAAGAGAAGGGGAACCAATATGGGAAAATATACAAGCGTTAAGGAATATACAAAATAATGGAGTTAAGGTTATATTTGTAACTAATAATTCCGGTTTTAGTAGGATCTTATTATCTAAACAGCTGTCCTATTTAGGCCTTAAGGTTACTCCAGATATGATAATTACAAGTGGTTTGGCTGCTGCAATTTACATGAAGGAGAAGCTTAATGTTAAGTCTGTATTCGCAGTAGGCGAAGAGGGGCTTATTGAAGAATTGAAAAATCATGGTTTCTTAGTATTCTCTAATGTGGAATCAGAGAGAAACTTACCAGATGCCGTAGTGATGGGACTGGATAGGTTAAGTACGTATGATAAACTATCGTTAGCCATGAGGTGTATAAGCAAGGGATCGAAATTCATAGTAACAAATATGGATAGACTTTGGCCAGCTAAGAATGGGTTAAAGTTGGGTGCTGGGGCGTTGGCTAGTTCTATAATTTACGCCTTGAGAAGGGATCCAGACTTTATAGCAGGGAAACCTAACACTTGGATAATAGA is a genomic window containing:
- a CDS encoding HAD-IIA family hydrolase, which produces MSTLNDYQLIISDVDGVIVREGEPIWENIQALRNIQNNGVKVIFVTNNSGFSRILLSKQLSYLGLKVTPDMIITSGLAAAIYMKEKLNVKSVFAVGEEGLIEELKNHGFLVFSNVESERNLPDAVVMGLDRLSTYDKLSLAMRCISKGSKFIVTNMDRLWPAKNGLKLGAGALASSIIYALRRDPDFIAGKPNTWIIEIAMRISSVKKLDKILVIGDQIETDIQMGYNIGADTALVLTGISTVDDVDRSSVKPKYVVNSLLDLL
- a CDS encoding DUF2070 family protein, producing the protein MGMDTENLTRKYYGYLKTLPNIKIFATTFSAESLFIMLRSFQLTFDYLFSFALYSILLTIIFKNKIKLALFLMNLTAIPYLLLSLLPIAPFYAFGFFMPLMAYILLSSYKEIPSIVLSGITSYVPIIFYVKYSIIFLIYIIIIGLIFHFYIYTVNRKGVKILGFKSTQVAVPFITAITEKNKVPLENFLNLVSVKTNLSVFMYKLDDFLFMIPQIHFGVFDSVGSSRFVYDIEKTLRNNVVTVFHGPGSHELDLPSSAEVNKVMEEISKSTLERSNWYKATFYGISIEKRSTFDITSLEFDKFRVSFMERPEFGIDDLPSSLWKYMLSSNNYLIDCHNSFLVKEYDNHEINSLKEFIMDQRGIKSTRKLLVGYAEGKLAKTCEGLCDSRIRVFTFDDRVKRVSIVYIYANNSTKELNNAISSAVRQIVDKVILVTPDDHSCTGISLGITYSPATFCEDIVNKASELIKRSTENMKEINSIEYKVVKIKGVKILGKIISIMLKALEDVGSYTSKTFWIPLVAPYVLLVVILLFQSLIKF